The following are encoded together in the Pedobacter sp. D749 genome:
- a CDS encoding SusC/RagA family TonB-linked outer membrane protein: protein MKLTTIILLTTLLQVSATGFAQKVTFVQKNSTLKEIFGAIRKQTGYDVVASSDQLFQTVKIDAGFRNAPLEKVLEKCLENLPFSYAIDEHSVIISRKEKSVAEKIISLFTPKITVSGVVKVKQGPLGGVSIMVERTHRVSRTKDDGSFLIEGLEKEDVLIVSYIGYQQQKIRVADVEGVINIELKPSTNVLDEVRVLAYGQKTSQRTNTGSTVSIDAAVLEKTPTSDPIAALQGRAAGLLITNNSGLPGAQVSVQIRGINTLNLDGKARMPLYIVDGVPFTSSSIAGLTNLGILTNGSSESPFKSIDPSSIANIEVLKDADATAIYGARGANGVILITTKRGKAGQIQIGADVYASIAKIPHYIDMLNTEQYLDMRRQAAINDGIEITEDAFPDLTKWSQTKYTNWQKEFFDKTALTQNAELNITGGSNQTRFLLGGGYRNEKTVYNTKDGLKSGNIRFNADHNSKNNKLNLALTLSYSGDRNTAIALDPVAFYALPPNYSLYNEDGSLNWGVPNPIATSLSKMESKSKSAITNFVGSYKVLPDLTLKASVGYTDLRIRQMMLTPIAAQDPKSSDPQGYTYYANNRNNSFTFEPQADYVLHRGNSTFRALLGGTYIDNRSSNYALNAYGFTDDTLLGNVSAAQRSDTTQLGSQYRFLSAFTRIGYEYQNELFVNATLRRDGSSRFAPGKQFGDFWSLGAAWIFTERQWMKSAMPFLSMGKLRASYGLSGNDNIGDYSYFVNYEKTFNKYQGTGLYPKNLFNSDYQWEENKKFEAAIELGFLNDAVMLTVNYYRNRSGNQLVAYPLASQVGVGEVNQNMDAKIQNSGWEFMLNTSQIKHKDFSWTSSFNLSVGRNKLLSFPDLENSSYKDLYAIGKSLSLFWGFDFQKIDPQTGKPVYRDVDGNGIIEYPNDNVPLSNLLPTFYGGFTNNFSYKRFDLDIFLSFKKSGRNSLLNLSPGASLSNQPVEVLDRWQSSENPGSRIAYTTDGALIYTYNSSLATAFNNSYIRLSNVSLGYNFSEKQAGKLGMKNLRVYAMGNNVFTLTNYPGFDPETGISMPTLRSFTFGLKTTF from the coding sequence ATGAAGTTAACAACTATCATACTCTTAACAACGTTGCTTCAGGTGAGCGCCACCGGATTCGCCCAAAAGGTTACTTTTGTGCAGAAAAACAGTACGCTCAAAGAAATTTTCGGAGCGATTAGAAAACAGACAGGTTACGATGTCGTAGCCTCTTCAGATCAGCTTTTTCAAACGGTAAAAATAGATGCAGGATTCAGGAACGCTCCGCTGGAAAAAGTACTGGAAAAATGTCTGGAAAATCTCCCGTTCAGTTATGCGATAGACGAACATTCGGTGATTATCAGCAGGAAAGAAAAGTCTGTAGCCGAAAAAATTATCAGCTTATTCACCCCTAAAATAACAGTAAGCGGGGTGGTGAAAGTAAAACAGGGACCGCTCGGGGGCGTATCCATAATGGTAGAACGTACACACAGGGTGAGCCGGACAAAAGATGATGGTAGTTTTTTGATCGAAGGGCTTGAAAAGGAAGATGTACTGATCGTGAGTTATATTGGCTATCAGCAGCAGAAAATACGTGTGGCAGATGTTGAAGGGGTAATTAATATTGAACTGAAGCCCAGCACCAATGTCCTTGATGAAGTGCGGGTGCTGGCTTATGGACAAAAAACTTCCCAAAGAACAAATACCGGATCTACAGTCTCTATAGATGCAGCTGTATTGGAGAAAACACCCACTTCAGATCCTATTGCTGCATTACAGGGCAGGGCCGCAGGCCTGTTGATTACCAATAACAGTGGCTTGCCTGGCGCACAAGTTAGTGTGCAGATAAGGGGGATCAATACATTGAATCTTGATGGAAAAGCCAGAATGCCACTCTATATCGTAGATGGGGTACCTTTTACTTCAAGTTCTATTGCTGGTTTAACCAATCTTGGTATATTGACTAATGGATCAAGTGAAAGTCCATTTAAAAGTATAGATCCCAGTTCAATTGCAAATATCGAGGTCCTTAAAGATGCGGATGCGACGGCGATCTACGGCGCGCGCGGAGCCAATGGAGTGATCCTGATTACGACAAAAAGAGGTAAAGCGGGCCAGATACAAATCGGGGCCGATGTTTACGCTTCTATTGCTAAAATTCCACATTACATTGATATGCTGAATACGGAACAATATCTTGACATGCGCAGACAGGCTGCAATCAATGATGGGATAGAAATCACCGAAGATGCATTCCCTGATTTAACCAAGTGGAGCCAAACGAAATATACCAATTGGCAAAAGGAGTTTTTTGATAAAACGGCGTTGACGCAAAATGCAGAGCTGAATATCACTGGTGGAAGTAATCAGACCCGTTTTTTGCTGGGAGGAGGATATAGAAATGAGAAAACGGTATACAATACGAAGGATGGACTAAAAAGTGGAAATATAAGGTTCAATGCCGATCACAATTCGAAAAATAATAAATTGAATCTTGCCTTGACCCTCAGCTATTCAGGTGATAGGAACACGGCTATCGCCCTCGATCCTGTTGCTTTTTACGCTCTGCCACCCAATTACTCCTTATATAATGAGGATGGCTCTTTAAACTGGGGAGTGCCTAATCCGATTGCCACTTCATTAAGCAAGATGGAAAGCAAATCTAAAAGTGCCATCACCAATTTTGTGGGAAGTTACAAAGTATTGCCTGACCTGACGCTGAAAGCCAGTGTAGGTTATACTGATTTACGGATCAGGCAAATGATGTTAACGCCTATCGCCGCACAAGACCCTAAATCATCTGATCCTCAAGGCTACACCTATTACGCAAATAACAGAAACAACTCATTCACCTTTGAGCCCCAGGCAGATTATGTGCTTCACCGTGGAAACAGCACTTTCCGCGCCTTACTTGGCGGTACCTATATTGATAACAGATCTTCAAATTATGCCTTAAATGCTTATGGCTTTACGGATGATACTTTGTTAGGCAATGTCTCAGCAGCACAAAGGTCTGATACCACGCAACTTGGAAGTCAGTATCGCTTTCTTTCAGCCTTTACCCGTATAGGCTATGAATATCAGAATGAATTGTTCGTGAATGCAACATTAAGACGTGATGGTTCCTCTCGTTTCGCACCCGGTAAACAGTTCGGTGATTTCTGGTCGCTCGGTGCAGCCTGGATTTTTACAGAACGCCAATGGATGAAATCGGCAATGCCCTTCTTAAGCATGGGTAAACTGAGGGCAAGTTACGGATTGAGCGGTAATGACAATATTGGTGATTACAGTTATTTCGTGAACTACGAAAAAACCTTCAACAAATATCAGGGAACCGGACTTTATCCTAAAAACCTTTTTAACAGTGATTATCAATGGGAAGAAAATAAAAAATTCGAAGCCGCAATAGAACTTGGTTTCCTGAACGATGCAGTGATGCTTACCGTAAACTATTACCGGAACCGTTCAGGTAACCAGCTGGTAGCGTATCCTTTGGCTTCACAGGTTGGAGTGGGCGAAGTAAATCAGAATATGGATGCAAAGATCCAGAATAGCGGATGGGAATTTATGTTGAACACTTCGCAGATTAAACACAAAGATTTTAGCTGGACCTCAAGCTTTAATTTAAGCGTTGGAAGAAATAAATTGCTATCGTTCCCTGACCTGGAAAATTCCTCATATAAGGATCTATATGCCATCGGCAAATCCTTATCATTGTTCTGGGGATTCGACTTTCAGAAAATAGATCCTCAAACCGGTAAACCTGTGTACAGGGATGTGGATGGAAATGGCATTATAGAATATCCGAATGATAATGTTCCGTTAAGTAACCTTTTGCCAACATTTTACGGAGGTTTTACTAATAATTTCTCTTATAAGCGATTTGACCTGGATATTTTCCTAAGCTTTAAAAAGAGCGGACGAAATAGTCTCCTGAATTTGAGCCCAGGTGCTTCTTTGAGTAACCAACCTGTAGAAGTACTCGACAGATGGCAAAGCTCGGAAAATCCGGGTAGCCGCATCGCTTATACTACAGATGGTGCCCTGATATACACGTATAATTCAAGTTTGGCCACTGCCTTTAATAATTCTTACATCAGGCTTTCGAATGTTTCACTTGGATATAACTTCTCAGAAAAACAAGCTGGGAAATTGGGGATGAAAAATTTGCGTGTGTACGCGATGGGTAATAATGTGTTTACGCTGACCAACTATCCTGGCTTTGATCCTGAAACAGGTATCAGTATGCCTACCCTGCGGTCGTTTACTTTTGGTCTGAAAACAACTTTTTAA
- a CDS encoding SIS domain-containing protein: protein MKSKKSIIQSAISTLELEAAAILNVAKNINADFEKVVSSILHSKGRVIVTGIGKSAIIAQKMVATFNSTGTPAIFMHAADAIHGDLGMIQLDDIVICLSKSGNTPEIKVLTPLLKTAGNLLIGMVGELNSFLAEQADLVLNTSFEKEACPHNLAPTTSTTAQLALGDALAICLLECRDFNESDFAKYHPGGSLGKKLYLKARDLALSNEKPSIHPSAPVKDVLIEISKNRLGAVVVVDNDENVLGIITDGDIRRMLENNNSIANLKAEDIMGKTPKSIQFDALAVDALDIIKQNNITQLLVLEQNTYFGIIHLHDLLNEGIV, encoded by the coding sequence TTGAAAAGTAAAAAATCAATAATCCAATCAGCTATAAGCACATTAGAGCTTGAAGCAGCAGCCATATTAAATGTTGCTAAGAACATAAACGCTGATTTTGAAAAGGTCGTATCAAGCATCTTACATAGTAAAGGGCGGGTAATTGTTACAGGTATAGGGAAAAGTGCAATCATTGCTCAAAAAATGGTGGCCACTTTTAATTCAACTGGTACACCTGCTATTTTTATGCATGCTGCAGATGCTATTCATGGCGACTTAGGGATGATCCAGCTTGATGATATTGTAATTTGCCTGTCTAAAAGTGGAAATACGCCAGAAATAAAAGTGCTTACCCCCTTGTTAAAAACAGCTGGCAATCTTTTGATCGGGATGGTTGGAGAATTGAATTCTTTTTTAGCAGAGCAAGCCGATCTGGTTTTGAATACTTCTTTCGAAAAAGAAGCTTGTCCGCATAATTTGGCGCCCACTACCAGTACAACGGCTCAATTGGCCTTAGGTGATGCTTTAGCGATCTGTTTATTGGAATGCCGGGATTTTAACGAATCAGATTTTGCAAAGTATCACCCGGGAGGATCACTGGGAAAAAAATTATATTTAAAAGCCAGGGACCTTGCCCTATCAAACGAAAAACCTTCCATACATCCATCAGCTCCGGTTAAAGATGTGTTAATAGAAATTAGTAAAAACCGTTTGGGTGCTGTTGTTGTTGTTGATAACGATGAGAACGTGCTAGGCATTATTACCGATGGTGATATCAGGAGGATGTTAGAAAATAACAATTCTATTGCAAACCTAAAAGCCGAAGATATAATGGGCAAAACACCAAAGAGCATACAATTCGATGCTTTAGCGGTTGATGCATTAGACATTATTAAGCAAAATAACATCACACAATTGCTAGTTCTGGAACAAAATACTTACTTTGGCATCATCCATTTACACGATCTCCTGAACGAAGGAATAGTGTAA
- a CDS encoding RagB/SusD family nutrient uptake outer membrane protein — MKNLIYRIAFLLMLTVVSTSCKKILEVKPEFIRTTEQVYANDKSADSVVVGMYAQWASNSGLFDIPVAGGLSSDELKPGSSLDDDFLNMYHNRLDPVNSSTKTYWSDYYSVIYTANSIIEGVATSKGMTTSGKQKATGEALFMRAFCYFYLVNFFGDVPLVTSTAYKETKNFPRTPVAKVYAQILEDLLKAESYLGDQYPTAGRVRANKWVVKALLSRVYLYTDDWKNASLKASEIIENRNQYSLGVMEGTSADDAEMDIFHSDNKESIFQMWNEIGYGIGGQTLGDGAYVAVADEGSNSLIDAFEDGDKRRWNYINEETGGYRIYKYRLDVENPAYKEYTVVFRLAEQYLIRAEALAKLGQTDAAVQDVNTIRNRAGLENLDDGQTESSILDAVEQERRVELCFEWSDRWFNLRRLGHLDQVMSENKPTYWKSTAALYPVPRVEIQNNPKLTQNPGYN; from the coding sequence ATGAAAAATTTGATATACCGCATAGCTTTCCTGCTGATGCTGACTGTTGTTAGCACATCGTGTAAAAAAATATTAGAAGTAAAACCTGAGTTCATCAGAACTACCGAACAAGTATATGCCAATGATAAATCTGCAGACAGTGTAGTGGTTGGTATGTATGCTCAATGGGCAAGTAACAGTGGTTTATTTGATATCCCTGTGGCCGGAGGGCTTTCTTCTGATGAATTGAAGCCAGGATCATCATTAGACGACGACTTCCTGAATATGTACCATAACCGGCTAGACCCTGTCAACTCCTCTACCAAAACCTATTGGTCAGATTATTACAGTGTAATCTATACCGCAAATTCGATTATAGAAGGTGTTGCAACTTCGAAAGGCATGACTACTTCAGGGAAACAAAAAGCTACCGGTGAGGCATTATTTATGCGTGCTTTTTGTTATTTCTATCTCGTCAATTTTTTTGGCGATGTGCCATTGGTAACCAGCACAGCTTATAAAGAAACTAAGAATTTTCCCCGTACACCAGTCGCTAAAGTATACGCACAAATACTGGAAGACCTGCTAAAAGCCGAGAGTTATCTTGGTGATCAATATCCTACCGCTGGTCGTGTAAGGGCAAATAAATGGGTGGTTAAAGCATTGCTGTCGAGAGTATATTTATATACCGATGACTGGAAGAATGCCAGTCTTAAAGCTTCCGAAATTATCGAAAATCGTAATCAGTATAGCCTTGGTGTGATGGAAGGAACCAGCGCAGATGATGCGGAGATGGATATTTTTCACAGCGATAATAAAGAATCTATCTTTCAAATGTGGAATGAAATTGGGTATGGTATAGGGGGGCAAACCCTGGGTGATGGTGCTTATGTCGCCGTTGCGGATGAAGGTAGCAATAGTCTTATCGATGCTTTTGAAGACGGCGATAAACGCAGATGGAATTATATTAATGAAGAAACCGGCGGTTACAGGATCTACAAATATAGATTAGACGTTGAAAATCCAGCATACAAGGAATATACTGTAGTTTTCAGGCTTGCGGAGCAATATCTGATTCGTGCAGAAGCCTTAGCTAAACTTGGCCAAACTGATGCTGCCGTTCAGGATGTGAATACTATCCGTAACCGTGCGGGGCTTGAAAATCTGGATGATGGACAAACCGAAAGCTCGATTCTTGATGCTGTAGAACAGGAAAGAAGAGTGGAGTTGTGTTTTGAATGGAGCGATCGCTGGTTTAACCTGCGCAGACTTGGACACCTTGACCAGGTAATGTCAGAAAATAAACCCACCTACTGGAAGTCTACCGCTGCCCTATACCCGGTACCAAGGGTAGAAATACAAAATAATCCAAAATTGACACAAAACCCAGGTTACAACTAA
- the recQ gene encoding DNA helicase RecQ, whose amino-acid sequence MDVKKSLFDNLQNFFGFDNFKGDQESIITNILEGNNTFVIMPTGGGKSICYQLPALMSEGTAIVISPLIALMKNQVDQLRAFGGNDSIAHFLNSSLNKSEITQVKSDLLSGQTKLLYVAPESLAKQDNIEFLNLIKISFVAVDEAHCISEWGHDFRPEYRKIKQVIAGLGNNIPIIALTATATPKVQQDIMKNLGMMEATLFKSSFNRPNLFYEIRPKRDIAKEIIKYIKSNPGKSGIIYCLSRKKVEEVAEALNLNGISALPYHAGLDPKIRAETQDKFLMEDAEVIVATIAFGMGIDKPDVRFVIHHDVPKSMEGYYQETGRAGRDGGEGVCIAFYSQKDVDKLAKFMKDKPVSEREIGTQILKEVIDYAESGVCRRKQILHYFGENFNETGCNCMCDNCKKPKKQFDAESQLSTVLKFIEKSGEKFDDAHLLNVFLGLETAQTIAYEHSKVPEFGIGKEEGELMWKSIIRQAVLNNYLFKDIDNYGLLKLTKQGRDFIVNPYSLKFILNEPIENGADDDDDDVKHGTGALDTHLLSLLKELRKKIAKQKSVPPFVVFQDPSLEEMCTHYPITMEELRQISGVGSGKAMKFGTPFIELIKKYVEDNDIERPIDLIIKTQANKSQMKVSIIQNIDRQIGLEDIADSKGITYEEILKEVESIVNSGTKLNLNYFIDEVIDDDRQDEVFDYFRAAESDSIDEALNELGETDYTREEIQLMRIKFMSELGN is encoded by the coding sequence ATGGACGTGAAAAAGTCGTTATTTGATAACCTTCAAAATTTCTTTGGGTTTGATAATTTCAAGGGTGATCAGGAGTCGATCATTACCAATATTTTAGAGGGCAACAATACTTTTGTTATTATGCCTACAGGCGGAGGGAAGTCTATATGCTATCAGTTACCCGCTTTAATGAGCGAGGGAACAGCAATTGTGATCTCTCCACTAATCGCATTGATGAAAAACCAGGTAGACCAGTTAAGGGCTTTCGGTGGAAATGACAGTATTGCTCACTTTCTTAATTCATCCTTAAACAAATCTGAAATTACTCAAGTTAAATCTGACCTCTTAAGCGGGCAGACTAAATTGTTGTATGTTGCGCCCGAATCTCTGGCGAAGCAGGACAATATTGAATTTTTAAATCTGATTAAAATTTCTTTTGTTGCTGTTGATGAAGCTCATTGTATCTCTGAATGGGGGCACGATTTCAGACCAGAATACCGTAAAATTAAACAGGTTATTGCTGGATTAGGAAATAACATTCCAATTATTGCACTAACTGCCACTGCTACTCCCAAGGTTCAACAGGATATTATGAAGAATCTTGGAATGATGGAGGCAACGTTGTTTAAATCATCATTTAACAGGCCGAACTTATTTTATGAAATCCGCCCTAAAAGAGACATTGCAAAAGAGATTATTAAATACATAAAATCTAATCCGGGTAAATCGGGGATTATCTATTGCCTTAGCCGTAAAAAGGTTGAAGAGGTGGCCGAAGCTTTAAACCTAAATGGAATCAGTGCTTTGCCTTATCACGCTGGTTTAGATCCAAAAATACGGGCTGAAACACAGGATAAATTTTTGATGGAAGATGCTGAGGTGATTGTGGCAACTATCGCTTTTGGTATGGGGATCGATAAACCTGATGTTCGCTTTGTAATTCACCACGATGTGCCTAAAAGTATGGAAGGCTATTACCAGGAGACTGGCAGGGCCGGGCGTGATGGCGGCGAAGGCGTGTGTATTGCTTTCTACTCTCAAAAAGATGTAGATAAGCTGGCTAAGTTTATGAAAGATAAGCCGGTTTCGGAAAGAGAAATTGGCACACAAATATTAAAGGAAGTGATAGATTATGCAGAATCTGGCGTTTGCCGCCGTAAGCAGATCCTTCATTATTTCGGCGAAAACTTTAACGAAACAGGCTGTAACTGCATGTGTGATAACTGCAAAAAGCCTAAAAAACAATTTGATGCTGAAAGCCAGTTATCAACTGTATTAAAGTTTATTGAGAAATCGGGAGAAAAATTCGACGATGCACACTTGCTAAACGTTTTCTTAGGCTTAGAAACGGCACAAACCATTGCATACGAACATAGTAAGGTTCCTGAATTTGGAATTGGCAAAGAAGAAGGTGAGTTGATGTGGAAATCAATTATCCGCCAGGCTGTTTTAAATAATTACCTGTTTAAGGATATTGATAATTATGGTTTATTAAAGTTAACCAAGCAAGGGAGAGATTTTATTGTTAATCCTTATAGCCTTAAATTCATCCTGAATGAACCAATAGAGAATGGTGCCGACGATGATGATGATGATGTAAAACATGGCACCGGAGCTTTAGATACCCATCTTTTATCCTTACTTAAAGAGCTGCGTAAAAAAATTGCGAAGCAAAAAAGTGTTCCGCCGTTTGTCGTTTTTCAAGACCCATCGTTAGAGGAAATGTGTACACATTACCCGATTACCATGGAAGAACTTCGCCAGATTTCTGGTGTAGGTTCAGGTAAAGCGATGAAATTCGGTACGCCTTTTATCGAATTGATCAAAAAATATGTCGAGGATAATGATATCGAACGTCCTATTGATCTGATTATTAAAACTCAGGCCAATAAATCGCAAATGAAAGTTTCGATCATTCAGAATATCGACAGACAGATCGGCTTGGAAGACATTGCTGATTCGAAAGGCATTACTTACGAAGAAATCCTGAAAGAAGTAGAATCGATTGTAAACTCTGGTACTAAACTTAACCTTAACTATTTCATTGATGAGGTAATTGATGATGACAGACAGGATGAGGTTTTTGATTATTTCAGGGCAGCAGAAAGCGATTCTATAGATGAAGCACTTAATGAATTGGGCGAAACCGATTATACCCGAGAAGAAATTCAATTGATGCGCATTAAATTCATGTCAGAATTAGGAAACTAA
- a CDS encoding RNA polymerase sigma factor produces the protein MKAFVPESDDDLLNAFHSGNKEAFEIIYDRYWLLLIRHANHMLNDEEEAKDVVQEVFTALWSRSDSLPSYPNLAAFLYAVTRNRILNRLKHFKIEAKYLAQVEHIIQQPSQMPDSRMREQDLKRVIEEGLNSLPPKMREVFELSRKQHKTHKEIAEQLNISDKTVKKQINNALRILKSKMGDSFNIFLTFF, from the coding sequence ATGAAAGCATTCGTTCCTGAAAGTGATGACGATCTTCTAAATGCTTTCCATTCAGGAAATAAAGAGGCCTTCGAAATCATTTACGACCGTTACTGGCTGCTGCTTATTCGCCATGCCAACCACATGCTGAATGATGAAGAAGAAGCAAAAGATGTGGTCCAGGAAGTGTTCACCGCCCTGTGGTCAAGATCTGACAGCCTTCCCTCCTATCCCAATTTAGCAGCTTTCCTCTATGCAGTTACGCGTAACAGAATCTTAAACCGCCTGAAACATTTTAAGATAGAAGCTAAATATTTAGCACAGGTAGAGCATATTATTCAGCAGCCTTCGCAAATGCCTGACAGCAGAATGCGGGAACAGGACCTTAAACGTGTGATTGAAGAGGGATTAAACAGCCTGCCACCAAAAATGCGCGAAGTGTTTGAATTGAGCAGAAAACAGCATAAAACACATAAAGAAATTGCTGAACAATTAAATATCTCTGATAAAACTGTAAAAAAGCAAATAAATAATGCTTTGCGCATTCTTAAAAGTAAAATGGGTGATTCATTTAATATTTTCTTAACTTTTTTTTAA
- a CDS encoding FecR family protein, with protein MENHQNDHNNLLKKYQLGICTPEEKEIIEYLYVFSANSAKKEGKFIEDGPLRNEIWRRVLSVNGIKDFEKQNTVTSPQIRRPALWKKISIAAALCIAVGTAIFYVVKTQQKQQQVVYTKDIGPGKNNATLTLPDGKVIILSDAHTGELAKEQGVVIRKTSNGKIVYEVVDQGTVGNNQINTLSTLRGQNYEVRLPDGTKVILNAASSIKYPSSFLGALNRKVELTGEAYFEVAKDRVHPFLVSSKGQTVEVLGTHFNISAYPDDHLSKTTLLEGSVKINNQLLKPNEQFIRSATTEQIVAVNTDEAVAWTQGYFMFNDEPLENILSRISRWYNVEIIYKNQEIKKKKFLGSITKYDQLSKTLNLLAKTKDVSFEITGNKVFVDH; from the coding sequence ATGGAAAATCATCAGAATGACCACAATAATTTACTTAAAAAGTATCAACTGGGAATTTGCACGCCAGAAGAGAAGGAAATTATTGAATATTTATATGTTTTTTCGGCCAATTCTGCAAAAAAGGAAGGAAAATTTATTGAGGATGGTCCGCTTCGCAATGAGATCTGGAGAAGAGTGCTATCTGTTAATGGCATAAAAGATTTTGAGAAACAAAATACGGTAACATCTCCACAAATACGTAGACCTGCGCTGTGGAAAAAAATATCCATTGCGGCAGCATTATGTATTGCGGTTGGAACTGCAATTTTTTATGTAGTAAAAACGCAGCAGAAGCAACAACAGGTAGTTTATACCAAAGATATTGGACCCGGAAAAAATAATGCTACACTTACACTCCCTGATGGAAAAGTCATCATACTTTCTGATGCCCATACTGGTGAGTTAGCAAAAGAACAAGGGGTAGTTATCCGCAAAACCAGCAACGGAAAAATTGTGTACGAAGTAGTTGACCAGGGTACAGTCGGTAACAATCAAATCAATACCCTGTCTACTTTACGCGGACAAAATTATGAAGTGCGTTTGCCTGATGGAACCAAAGTGATCCTAAACGCGGCTTCTTCCATCAAATACCCTTCATCCTTCCTCGGGGCACTCAACCGTAAAGTAGAATTAACAGGGGAAGCATATTTTGAGGTAGCAAAAGATAGAGTCCATCCCTTTCTTGTATCCAGTAAAGGACAAACGGTGGAAGTATTGGGTACCCACTTTAATATTTCGGCCTATCCTGATGATCATCTTTCTAAAACTACACTCCTGGAAGGAAGCGTAAAAATCAACAACCAGTTACTAAAGCCCAATGAGCAGTTTATACGCTCGGCCACAACAGAACAAATTGTAGCTGTAAACACTGATGAGGCCGTTGCCTGGACACAGGGCTACTTTATGTTTAATGATGAACCCCTGGAAAATATCCTGTCAAGAATTTCCCGATGGTACAATGTGGAGATCATTTATAAAAACCAGGAGATTAAGAAAAAGAAGTTCCTGGGTAGTATAACCAAGTACGACCAGCTCTCTAAAACATTGAACCTTCTGGCCAAGACCAAAGATGTATCATTCGAAATTACCGGAAATAAGGTTTTCGTTGATCATTAA
- a CDS encoding mannose-1-phosphate guanylyltransferase, which produces MNKDYYALIMAGGVGSRFWPVSRTEYPKQFIDFFGVGKTLIQSTYERFLNICPPENIFIVTNEIYADLIKEQLPQLSDNQILAEPLMRNTAPCVAYGSLKIAELNPNATIVVAPSDHTIANIDGFVASIEQSLEAASKNDCLITLGIKPNRPDTGYGYIQHTDYVLNTDTDLHKVKTFTEKPNLELAKSFLQSGDFLWNAGIFIWSAKAILNAFEKHLPDMYEIFNIGRSELNKAGEKEFINNAYFQCTNISIDFGIMEKAENVYVLPSDFGWSDLGTWASIYEMADKDYVGNAVIPSDQVLMFDSSNCMVNVPKDKLVILQGLHDYIVVENNNMLMICPRNEEQRVKEFVAEVKSRFGTKFI; this is translated from the coding sequence ATGAATAAAGATTATTATGCATTAATTATGGCTGGCGGTGTGGGAAGTCGCTTTTGGCCAGTAAGTAGAACAGAATATCCAAAACAGTTTATCGATTTTTTCGGTGTTGGAAAAACCCTGATTCAAAGCACTTACGAAAGATTTCTAAACATCTGTCCTCCTGAAAATATATTTATCGTTACCAACGAAATTTATGCAGATTTAATTAAAGAGCAATTACCTCAGTTATCAGATAACCAGATTTTGGCGGAACCTTTAATGAGAAATACAGCCCCCTGTGTTGCTTATGGAAGTTTAAAAATTGCTGAATTAAACCCGAATGCAACTATTGTGGTTGCTCCATCAGATCATACCATTGCGAATATTGATGGATTTGTAGCATCTATTGAGCAATCTCTAGAAGCTGCATCAAAAAATGATTGTTTAATCACATTGGGTATTAAACCAAATCGCCCGGATACAGGTTATGGTTATATTCAGCACACTGATTATGTTCTCAATACTGATACCGATCTGCATAAAGTTAAAACCTTTACCGAAAAGCCAAATTTAGAACTGGCAAAATCATTTTTGCAGAGCGGCGATTTCTTGTGGAATGCCGGAATCTTTATCTGGTCGGCTAAGGCGATATTAAATGCTTTCGAGAAACACCTCCCAGACATGTATGAAATATTTAATATTGGCAGGTCTGAATTAAATAAAGCTGGTGAAAAAGAATTTATAAATAACGCTTATTTCCAATGTACCAATATTTCAATAGATTTCGGAATTATGGAAAAAGCAGAAAATGTTTATGTGCTTCCGTCTGATTTCGGCTGGTCTGATTTAGGAACCTGGGCCTCAATTTATGAAATGGCTGATAAAGATTATGTGGGTAATGCTGTTATTCCTTCAGATCAGGTTCTGATGTTCGATTCATCGAACTGTATGGTGAATGTTCCAAAAGATAAACTGGTTATCCTACAAGGACTGCATGATTACATCGTGGTTGAAAACAACAATATGCTCATGATTTGCCCAAGAAACGAAGAGCAAAGGGTTAAAGAGTTTGTAGCAGAGGTAAAATCCAGATTTGGAACTAAATTCATTTAA